DNA sequence from the Pseudostreptobacillus hongkongensis genome:
AATCATAGCATCATTATCATTTTAACTCTACTAAATTTATCTTAGAAAAAAAGTAGAAATTAAATCTCTACTTTTAATAAATTAATAATTTTTTTGTTATTTTAAAAGAAAAACTAGGTTACCCTAGTTTTTTTAAAATGCTGCTGTTACTTCACCATTATATTTTTCTTCTATAAATTTCTTAACTTTTTCACTTCTTAATGCTTTAACAAGTTTTGCAACTCTTTCATCATTTTCATTTTCTTTTAATACTGTAATTATATTAACATAAGGTGAATCTTTTCCTTCTACAAGTATAGCTTTATCTTTATTAATTCCTGCAGCTAATGCATTATTAGTATTAATTAAAGCTAATGCTACTTCTGATAATCTTGGAGCTATTTGTTCTGAATTTAATTCAGTAAATTTAAGATTTTTAGGATTTTCTGCTATATCATTAACTGAAGCATCAAGTTTTGTTTTATCTTTTAATTTAATAACACCAAATGAATCAAGTAATATTAAAGATCTTCCACGGTTAGATGGATCATTAGGTATTAAAACTTCATCTCCATCTTTTAATTCTTCTATAGATTTAATTTTATCTGAATAAGCTTTTAAAGGTTCTAAATGAATTCCACCAACACTAACCATATCTATATTATTTGCTTTTCCAAATTCTTCCATGTAAGGTACATGTTGGAAGAAGTTAGCATCTATACTTTTATCTTTTAACTGTAAATTAGGTTGAACATAATCATTAAATACTACTATTTCTAAATCAATACCTTCTGCTTTTAAATCATCTTTAACAAGTTCTGCTAATTCTTGATGTGGAACTGGAGAAACTCCTAAAACTAATTTTTGTAATTCACCTGTAGCCTCTTTTTTTTCACTTCCATTACCTCCACACGATAATAAAAGTACCCCTGCTGCTAATACTGCAATAAATTTTTTGAACATAATCATCTTCCTCTCTTTTCTTCTATTTTTTTTACTACATTAGTCCCTATAAATTGTATTATTTGAACTAATATTATCAATAACAATGTTGATAAATACATTAATTTATAATTACCTCTTTGGAATCCTTGAACAACTGCTAAATCTCCAAGTCCTCCACCTCCAATAATACCTGCAATAGCTGAATATCCAACTAGTGATATTAAAGTTAAAGTAATTCCATTTATAATACTTGGAGTAGCTTCTGGAATTAATATTTTAAATATTATATCCTTAGTACTTGCTCCCATAGAAATTCCTGCTTCTATTAATCCATAACTTACTTCATTTAATGAATTTTCTAATATTCTTGCAACAAATGGTGCAGTACCTATAGAAAGAGGGATTATAAAAGCGGTTGTTCCATAAGACTTACCTACAAAAAATCTTGAAAGCGGTATTAATAACACTATCAATACAACAAATGGTATAGACCTTGTTATATTTACTATTAGTAAGTCAAGTATTCTATTTACTATTGAATTTTCCTTTATTCCACCTTTTTTACTTATTGATAAATAAATTCCAATAGGCATACCTATTATACTTGCTATAAACATTGAAGCAAATATCATATATATAGTTTCTAGTATTGCTTTTAATATCATTTATATCACCTCAACCTTTATTTTATGCTTGCTTAACCAATTAATAGGTTCTTCTAAACTATCAGCTTCAATTTCTAATATTAGATGACCAACCTTTATACCATGCGATAAAGTATCTATAGATCCTCCTAATATATTTACATCTACATTAAACTTTCTTGTAAGTATAGATACATAAGGCATATCCGATTGTTCTCCATCAAATATTAATTTAAGAGTATTTTTCTTTCCTTTTTGAACCTCTAATTTTAAATCACTTATTAAATTTCTTGCAAGTTCTGTTTTAGGACTTACAAATAATTCCTTTACAGTTGAAAGTTCTATTATACTTCCAGATTTCATAACAGCAACTCTATCACATACTTTTTTAATAACTTCCATTTGATGTGTTATTAATATTATCGTTATTCCAAGTTTAACATTAATATCTTTTAATAATTCAAGTATAGAATTGGAAGTTATAGGGTCTAAACTTGAAGTCGACTCATCAGATAATAATATATCTGGTTTTGTAGCTAATGCACGAGCTATAGCAACTCTTTGTTTTTGTCCTCCACTTAGATTATTTACGTATTTATCAGAAAATTCTTCAAGTCCTACTAATTTAAGCAAATCTTTTACTTCTTCCTTGATATATTTAGTAGGTGTTTTAGAAATTTCCAAAGGTAGTGCTATATTTTCAAAAACAGTTCTTGATGATAAAAGATTAAAACTTTGAAATATCATCGCAGTTTTCTTTCTATAATCACGTGTTTCATATTTACCAAACTCAAATATATTTTTACCTTCTAAATATATGCTCCCCTTTGTAGGTGTCTCTAATTTATTAATCATACGTATTAGAGTAGATTTACCTGCTCCTGATAAACCTATTATTCCAAACACCTCTCCTTTTTCTATATCAAAATTAACATTATTTACTGCCAATTTACCTGAAAATTCTTTAGTTATATTATCAAATTTCAAATATGACATATATTCCCTCCTTAAAATAAAAACGGGCTGTGTGCCCGTTTATTTGTAGTTGTTGGCACATGCAAACTAGCCTGTACCTAAATTTAGATACAAGCTCATTTACATGTCCATCATAAATCCTTTAACAACTACATTTCTATTCATATTTATTTCCTCCAAAATTCCTAGTATAACTAATAATAACATAAATTATTCATTATGTAAAATATATATTTTTAATAGTATACATTAATTATTTTAATCTTTGCCTTTTATAACTTTATATTATTTTCTTCTTCTTCTATTTCTTTTAAAGTTTTTCCTGTTATATCTTTCCAATAAGTTCTTCCATTAGTTGAATATCCTATTGCAAATCCAGAAGCATAAGAAGCACTATTAAACAATATATTCTTTTTAAGAACACCATCAACAATTTCTTCTTTTTCAATTAATTCTTTTCTTATTTTTTTAATACTTTCATTATTATAATCAACATCTTCCATAGCTATCATACTGTCTTTCAAAACCACAAAACCTTCATTAGTTCTAATACACTTTGCATTTATTGTCTTTTCTTTATTAGTTAAAAATAATTCTAATTCTTTATTGATTTCTTCATTAGCTTTATCATTTAGTTTTTCTGGAGCAAGAGATACAAATATCTTATGCCCCAAAGTACCTATTACTAATTTAGTATTTTCTATTACTTCATCAAGTTCACTTTCTTTTTCTTCTGTTACATTTCCTATATTAGGTTCATTCCCATTTATAACAATATATCTTCCTGATTCTTTTGCAAGATTTGTAAACTTATTTTCAAGATAACTTATTTCTGTAGGACCAAAAGAATTATTTTGAGTAGTTAATATTATTACTTCATTAAAATACTCATTATGCTTATCCCTTGTGTGTTCTAATATTCTTAATAATAAACCTTCACCATTTTTTCTAATTCCTGCTTGACCTATATATACAATATCTTCACCACTTTCATCATCTTTTCCTAAAAGAAAATATATACCACTTTGTTTTAAATGATCTCTATTTTTTATATTATCACTTATTAATTTAGTTTTAGGAATTTTATAGACTATTCCTGTCCAATTCGACAAAGTACATTTTATAACACCTGTTACATCTCCATCCATTAAAAACATATTTATATTTTTACTTTTATTTGTCATAAAGTCTCTCTTTCTACATATATTATATATTCTATAAAAGGGAGCAAAAGTCCCTTTATCTTATTTTATATTCTTATATTGTATTCTTTCATGATAAATACCTCTTAGTACATTTAAGAAAGCATTTATAACCTTTTCTATCTCACCTAGTGTTATATTACAATCAGATAATTGATTATCCTCTATTTTAGATTTAATTAGATATCTAACTAATTTTTCTATAGAATCGTAACTTTTATCACTACTTGCACGAACAGCAGCTTCTATAGTATCTGCCATCATAATAATTCCTGATTCCTTACTTCTAGGTCTTGGTCCTTGGTATCTGAAACTATCTTCTGTAACTTCTTCACCACTTTCTAATGCTTTATAATAGAAATATTGAACTAAAGTTGTACCATGATGTTCTAAAATAATATCTAAAATTTCTTTAGGTAACCCATACTGTTTACCTAAAAAATATCCATCTTTAGTATGTGATGTTATAATCAATGCACTTAG
Encoded proteins:
- a CDS encoding MetQ/NlpA family ABC transporter substrate-binding protein produces the protein MFKKFIAVLAAGVLLLSCGGNGSEKKEATGELQKLVLGVSPVPHQELAELVKDDLKAEGIDLEIVVFNDYVQPNLQLKDKSIDANFFQHVPYMEEFGKANNIDMVSVGGIHLEPLKAYSDKIKSIEELKDGDEVLIPNDPSNRGRSLILLDSFGVIKLKDKTKLDASVNDIAENPKNLKFTELNSEQIAPRLSEVALALINTNNALAAGINKDKAILVEGKDSPYVNIITVLKENENDERVAKLVKALRSEKVKKFIEEKYNGEVTAAF
- a CDS encoding methionine ABC transporter permease; amino-acid sequence: MILKAILETIYMIFASMFIASIIGMPIGIYLSISKKGGIKENSIVNRILDLLIVNITRSIPFVVLIVLLIPLSRFFVGKSYGTTAFIIPLSIGTAPFVARILENSLNEVSYGLIEAGISMGASTKDIIFKILIPEATPSIINGITLTLISLVGYSAIAGIIGGGGLGDLAVVQGFQRGNYKLMYLSTLLLIILVQIIQFIGTNVVKKIEEKRGR
- a CDS encoding methionine ABC transporter ATP-binding protein; amino-acid sequence: MSYLKFDNITKEFSGKLAVNNVNFDIEKGEVFGIIGLSGAGKSTLIRMINKLETPTKGSIYLEGKNIFEFGKYETRDYRKKTAMIFQSFNLLSSRTVFENIALPLEISKTPTKYIKEEVKDLLKLVGLEEFSDKYVNNLSGGQKQRVAIARALATKPDILLSDESTSSLDPITSNSILELLKDINVKLGITIILITHQMEVIKKVCDRVAVMKSGSIIELSTVKELFVSPKTELARNLISDLKLEVQKGKKNTLKLIFDGEQSDMPYVSILTRKFNVDVNILGGSIDTLSHGIKVGHLILEIEADSLEEPINWLSKHKIKVEVI
- a CDS encoding GIY-YIG nuclease family protein; translation: MTNKSKNINMFLMDGDVTGVIKCTLSNWTGIVYKIPKTKLISDNIKNRDHLKQSGIYFLLGKDDESGEDIVYIGQAGIRKNGEGLLLRILEHTRDKHNEYFNEVIILTTQNNSFGPTEISYLENKFTNLAKESGRYIVINGNEPNIGNVTEEKESELDEVIENTKLVIGTLGHKIFVSLAPEKLNDKANEEINKELELFLTNKEKTINAKCIRTNEGFVVLKDSMIAMEDVDYNNESIKKIRKELIEKEEIVDGVLKKNILFNSASYASGFAIGYSTNGRTYWKDITGKTLKEIEEEENNIKL